The DNA window AGTTCCAGCGTGGCCACCTGCGGGACCAGCCCGACCAGGTCGCGCGCGACCCGACCGGCCAGCTCGCCGGCCGCGTCCTGTGCCAGGGCCGCCACGCGTGGCGGGGCGCCGCCGGCCAGTTCCAGGGCCACCAAGCCCATGACCTGGGCGGTGTGCTGTGCGTGCGTCATGCCTTGCTCATCTTGCTTGGGCGCGCCAACGGCGCGTGTCGGGCGCCATTCTAGCCAAGGCGCGTGCCGGACCCGTGACCGGCGCTCTTCGGCACGGACCATTCACGCCCGGGCGTGCAAGGTCGGCCTCGTGGTTGGCCGGTCTCCTGTTGCGCCGCTACACTTCGCCATACGCCCGCGCATGCGCGGCACTCCACCTCACCGCACACGGCCGTCCACCGATGTCCTCCACGCAAGCCGCTCGACCCGTCGCCATCCTCGGTGGCGTCCGCATTCCGTTCTGTCGCCAGAACACCGCCTATTCGGACGTCGGCAACCTGGGGATGTCGGTGCGCACGCTGGGGGCGCTGGTCGAGCGCTTCGGCCTGCATGGGCAGGTCCTGGGCGAGGTGGCCATGGGCGCGGTCATCAAGCACGCCAGCGACTGGAATCTTGGGCGCGAGGCGGCGCTGTCTTCCGGCCTGTCGGCGCTGACTCCTGGCATCACCATGCAGCGTGCCTGCGGCACCAGCCTGGACACCATTGCCTACATCGGCAACAAGATCGCCCTGGGCCAGATCGAGTCGGGCATCGGCGGCGGTTCGGACACCACCTCGGACGTGCCGATCGTGTACGGCAAGCAGCTGCGCGCGCGCCTGCTGGCGGCCAACCGGGCCAAGACCCCGCGCGACAAAGCCAGGGCGCTTCTGAAGGGGTTCCGCCTGTCCGAGCTCAAGCCCGAGTTCCCCGGCGTGGGCGAGCCGCGCACCGGCAAGTCGATGGGCGAGCACTGCGAGGACATGGCCAAGGAGTGGAACATCTCGCGCGATTCGCAGGACGAGTGGGCGGTGTCCTCGCACAAGAAGCTGGCTGCCGCCTACGAGCGTGGCTTCTTCGATGACCTGATCGCGCCGTTCCGCGGGGTGAGCCGCGACAACATCCTGCGTCCGGACACCTCGCTGGAGAAGCTGGCCACGCTCAAGCCGGCCTTCGACAAGACTTCCGGGCGCGGCACCCTGACCGCGGCCAATTCCACGCCGCTCACCGATGGCGCCTCGGCGGTGCTGCTGGCCAGCGATGCGTGGGCGGCCGCACACGGGCACACGCCCCTGGCCTATCTGCGCGACGTACAGAGCGCGGCGGTGGACTTCGTCCATGGCGAGGGCCTGCTGATGGCGCCGACCGTGGCCGTGCCGCAGATGCTCGCCCGGCACGGGCTGACCCTGCAGGATTTCGACATCTACGAGATCCACGAAGCCTTCGCCGCCCAAGTGCTGTGCACCCTGCGCGCCTGGGAGAGCGAGGACTATTGCACCCGTCGCCTGGGCCTGCCTGGGGCGATGGGCCGCATCGACCCGACCAAGATCAACCCGAACGGGTCCTCGCTGGCGACCGGTCACCCGTTCGCCGCCACCGGCGGGCGCATTATCGCCACGGTGGCCAAGGAACTGGCCCAGCGCGGCGGTGGCCGCGCGCTGGTGTCGATCTGCACGGCCGGTGGCATGGGCGTGGTGGCCATCGTCGAGCGCTGATCCCGGCCGGGGGCCCGTGGCCCG is part of the Pseudoxanthomonas sp. JBR18 genome and encodes:
- a CDS encoding acetyl-CoA C-acetyltransferase gives rise to the protein MSSTQAARPVAILGGVRIPFCRQNTAYSDVGNLGMSVRTLGALVERFGLHGQVLGEVAMGAVIKHASDWNLGREAALSSGLSALTPGITMQRACGTSLDTIAYIGNKIALGQIESGIGGGSDTTSDVPIVYGKQLRARLLAANRAKTPRDKARALLKGFRLSELKPEFPGVGEPRTGKSMGEHCEDMAKEWNISRDSQDEWAVSSHKKLAAAYERGFFDDLIAPFRGVSRDNILRPDTSLEKLATLKPAFDKTSGRGTLTAANSTPLTDGASAVLLASDAWAAAHGHTPLAYLRDVQSAAVDFVHGEGLLMAPTVAVPQMLARHGLTLQDFDIYEIHEAFAAQVLCTLRAWESEDYCTRRLGLPGAMGRIDPTKINPNGSSLATGHPFAATGGRIIATVAKELAQRGGGRALVSICTAGGMGVVAIVER